From the genome of Azospirillum brasilense, one region includes:
- a CDS encoding Ldh family oxidoreductase produces the protein MTGPAHPTARYGADALDSFCRAVFLAAGADEATADAATRAMMHGSRLGVDSHGVRLLGHYVATMTQGRVNPRPAPRILSEFGAVATLDAGNAHGALGAYRAQEKAVELAGRFGIGAVAIRNNSHFGPAGAFALAAAEAGCIGMAVCNSDSFMRLHDGAERFHGTNPIAIAVPVKDGDPWLFDMATSAIPYNRVQLYRSLGLALPEATASDPEGRNTTDPERAEMLAPLGGEFGFKGAGLAGFVEILSAVLTGMRLSFEILPMPGPDLSTPRGMGAFVMAIRPEAFLPQESFQDNMARYLAALRGSQAVPGRMVMAPGDREWAEAERRRTLGIPIDQTTVDSFNQLAHAYGIPAPAPAASPA, from the coding sequence GTGACCGGACCGGCTCACCCGACCGCCCGCTATGGCGCGGATGCCCTGGACTCCTTCTGCCGCGCGGTGTTCCTGGCCGCGGGAGCGGACGAGGCGACGGCGGACGCGGCCACCCGCGCGATGATGCACGGCTCCCGGCTGGGGGTCGACAGCCACGGTGTGCGGCTGCTCGGGCACTATGTGGCCACCATGACCCAGGGACGGGTGAACCCGCGCCCCGCCCCGCGCATCCTGTCGGAATTCGGCGCCGTCGCCACGCTGGACGCCGGCAACGCCCACGGCGCGCTTGGTGCCTACCGCGCGCAGGAGAAGGCGGTCGAGCTGGCCGGCCGGTTCGGCATCGGGGCGGTCGCCATACGCAACAACTCCCATTTCGGTCCGGCCGGCGCCTTCGCGCTCGCCGCGGCGGAAGCGGGCTGCATCGGCATGGCCGTCTGCAACTCCGACAGCTTCATGCGGCTGCACGACGGCGCCGAACGCTTCCACGGCACCAACCCGATCGCCATCGCCGTTCCGGTGAAGGACGGCGATCCGTGGCTGTTCGACATGGCCACCAGCGCCATCCCCTACAACCGCGTCCAGCTCTACCGCAGCCTCGGGCTCGCGCTTCCCGAAGCCACCGCGTCGGACCCCGAGGGGCGCAACACCACCGACCCCGAACGGGCCGAGATGCTGGCGCCGCTGGGCGGCGAGTTCGGCTTCAAGGGGGCCGGGTTGGCGGGATTCGTGGAAATCCTGAGCGCCGTCCTGACCGGCATGAGGCTGAGCTTCGAGATCCTGCCGATGCCCGGACCGGACCTGAGCACGCCGCGCGGCATGGGCGCCTTCGTGATGGCGATCCGTCCGGAGGCCTTCCTGCCGCAGGAGAGCTTCCAGGACAACATGGCGCGCTATCTGGCCGCCCTGCGCGGGTCCCAGGCCGTACCGGGCCGAATGGTCATGGCGCCCGGCGACCGCGAATGGGCCGAGGCGGAGCGTCGCAGGACGCTTGGCATTCCCATCGACCAGACGACCGTCGATAGCTTCAACCAACTCGCCCATGCCTATGGCATTCCCGCTCCGGCCCCGGCGGCCTCACCCGCATAA
- a CDS encoding AI-2E family transporter gives MADFIHDRFMPHADASEVPERHEMSYVRKALVLSMMLVLLIGCFVVLRPFIAAILWAVILSFSTWPLHRRIERALGGRTTLAAAIMTLTIMAVLVVPLVALGMKLSESVFQVFETLHAAMDRGVPPLPDWLVGIPIFGDQLREAWSVLASGESNLRTTLQPYLGQIRDGVLASGGHLLSGTSLIALSVLIAFFLYRDGRTAVRRLRSIVGRIAGDRARQSLDVAAETINGVVHGVLGTALVQAIAATVGYWIVGLPGALLLGFVTFFLTLVPMGPALIWLPAAIWLASQGSTGMAIFLVAWVGLLVGSLDNILRPILIGRSSDLPFIIIFLGIVGGLIAFGLIGIFLGPTLLAVAYGLIREWSGGNEPGDASSVP, from the coding sequence ATGGCGGACTTCATTCACGACCGGTTCATGCCGCACGCCGACGCCTCGGAGGTCCCGGAGCGGCACGAGATGAGCTACGTCCGCAAGGCGCTCGTCCTGTCCATGATGCTGGTCCTGCTGATCGGCTGCTTCGTCGTGTTGCGCCCCTTCATCGCGGCGATCCTGTGGGCCGTCATCCTGTCCTTCAGCACCTGGCCGCTGCATCGGCGCATCGAGCGCGCGCTCGGCGGCCGCACGACGCTGGCGGCGGCGATCATGACGCTGACGATCATGGCGGTTCTCGTCGTGCCTCTCGTCGCGCTTGGAATGAAGCTGTCGGAGAGTGTTTTCCAGGTCTTCGAGACGCTTCACGCGGCCATGGACCGGGGGGTTCCACCCTTGCCGGACTGGCTGGTCGGCATTCCGATCTTCGGGGACCAGCTGCGGGAGGCCTGGAGTGTGCTGGCGAGCGGCGAGTCCAATCTGCGCACGACGCTCCAACCCTATCTCGGCCAGATCCGCGACGGGGTGCTGGCGAGCGGCGGGCATCTTCTCTCAGGGACGTCACTGATCGCGCTGAGCGTTCTGATCGCCTTCTTCCTCTATCGGGACGGTCGCACCGCCGTGCGCCGGCTGCGCAGCATCGTGGGGCGGATCGCCGGCGACCGCGCGCGGCAATCCCTCGACGTCGCCGCCGAGACGATCAACGGGGTTGTCCATGGCGTGCTCGGCACCGCGCTGGTTCAGGCCATCGCCGCCACCGTGGGCTATTGGATCGTGGGGCTCCCCGGCGCCCTGCTCCTCGGCTTCGTCACCTTCTTCCTGACGCTGGTGCCGATGGGGCCGGCGCTGATCTGGTTGCCCGCCGCGATCTGGCTGGCCAGCCAGGGCAGCACCGGCATGGCGATCTTCCTGGTGGCCTGGGTCGGCCTGCTGGTCGGCAGCCTCGACAACATCCTGCGCCCGATCCTGATCGGTCGAAGCAGCGATCTTCCCTTCATCATCATTTTCCTGGGCATCGTCGGCGGTCTCATCGCTTTCGGCCTGATCGGCATCTTTCTCGGCCCGACGCTGCTCGCCGTGGCGTATGGCCTCATTCGGGAATGGAGCGGAGGAAACGAGCCGGGCGACGCTTCCTCCGTGCCTTGA
- a CDS encoding efflux RND transporter permease subunit produces MTGFNLSEWALRHRSFVWYLIISLTLAGGMAYMRLGREEDPAFTIKTMVVQANWPGATIEDTMKLVTDPIEKKLEEIPYLDYVKSYTKPGISVVYVNLKDYTPAEAVPDLWYQVRKKIADMKATLPQGVQGPAFNDEFGDTFGTVFAFTADGFSYRELKDYAETARADLMRVPDVGKIQFVGVQNERIYLDFSTRKLAAMGIDREEVIAELQAQNAVAPAGVVQAGDEKISVRVSGAFTSEDSLRAISLRANDKFYRLADLADIRRGYADPPSPLFRYNGEPAIGMIISMAAGGNVLTFGEGIRERMRQVEANLPVGIGVHLVANQSVVVEESVAGFTKALKEAVVIVLVVSFISLGLRAGLVVATSIPLVLGMTFIGMEFFDITLQRISLGALIIALGLLVDDAMITVEMMITKLEEGFSLDKAATFAYTSTAFPMLTGTLITVAGFIPIGFAQGGAAEYCFTLFAVVAMALLFSWIVAVLFAPLIGVNVLPKTMKSKHGGEPGRLMRMFRGSLRLAMRARYLVIVATLLLFGLSVFGLRFVQQQFFPASDRPELLVNLTLPQTASIRATEEVVDRFEKVLAADPDVERWSFYIGQGAVRFYLPLDVQLANDYFAQAVVVTKGYKVREAVRARLEKVLNENFSDLNTRVSPLEMGPPVGWPIQYRVSGPDVGEVRAIAARMADTIGTNPYTLLVNYDWNEPSKVVRVDVDQDKARLLGISSKSLNQALNATVSGAAFTQVRDDIYLIDVVAQATNAERSSIETLRNLQIAIPDGRTVPLGEVATMRYDLEQPVVWRRTRLPTITVQADLVPPLQAATVVQQLAPAVDELRRSLPPGYTIEAGGTVENSAKGMASITAVFPIMVFVMLTILMIQLQSFQKLFLVISVAPLGLIGVVAALLPTGTPLGFVAILGVVALIGMIVRNSVIMIAQIDEHLEAGEHPWDAVINATMHRVRPILLTAAAASLGMIPIAPEVFWGPMAYAIIGGLIVATLLTLLFLPALYVAWFRIREPAAEERAKPRYDGAMHPPGAAPTKGVTSGV; encoded by the coding sequence ATGACCGGCTTCAATCTCTCCGAGTGGGCTCTGCGCCACCGCTCCTTCGTCTGGTACCTGATCATCTCGCTGACGCTGGCCGGCGGCATGGCCTACATGCGCCTCGGTCGCGAGGAGGACCCGGCCTTCACGATCAAGACCATGGTGGTCCAGGCCAACTGGCCCGGCGCCACCATCGAGGACACCATGAAGCTGGTGACCGACCCGATCGAGAAGAAGCTGGAGGAGATCCCCTATCTCGACTACGTCAAGAGCTACACCAAGCCCGGCATCTCGGTCGTCTACGTCAATTTGAAGGACTACACGCCGGCCGAGGCGGTGCCCGACCTGTGGTATCAGGTCCGCAAGAAGATCGCCGACATGAAAGCCACCCTGCCGCAGGGCGTGCAGGGGCCGGCCTTCAACGACGAGTTCGGCGACACCTTCGGCACGGTCTTCGCCTTCACCGCCGACGGCTTCAGCTACCGCGAGTTGAAGGACTACGCGGAGACCGCGCGGGCCGATCTGATGCGCGTGCCGGACGTCGGCAAGATCCAGTTCGTCGGCGTCCAGAACGAGCGGATCTACCTCGACTTCTCGACGCGCAAGCTGGCCGCGATGGGGATCGACCGCGAGGAGGTCATCGCCGAGCTTCAGGCGCAGAACGCCGTGGCCCCGGCCGGCGTGGTGCAGGCGGGCGACGAGAAGATCTCGGTGCGGGTCAGCGGCGCCTTCACGTCGGAGGACAGCCTGCGCGCCATCAGCCTGCGGGCCAACGACAAGTTCTACCGGCTGGCCGATCTGGCGGACATCCGGCGCGGCTACGCCGACCCGCCGTCGCCGCTGTTCCGCTACAACGGAGAGCCGGCCATCGGGATGATCATCTCCATGGCGGCCGGCGGCAACGTGCTGACGTTCGGCGAGGGCATCCGCGAGCGGATGCGGCAGGTCGAGGCGAACCTGCCGGTGGGCATCGGCGTCCACCTCGTCGCCAACCAGTCGGTGGTGGTGGAGGAATCGGTCGCCGGCTTCACCAAGGCGCTGAAGGAGGCCGTCGTCATCGTCCTGGTGGTCAGCTTCATCAGCCTGGGCCTGCGCGCCGGGCTGGTGGTGGCGACCTCCATCCCGCTGGTGCTGGGCATGACCTTCATCGGCATGGAGTTCTTCGACATCACGCTCCAGCGCATCTCGCTGGGCGCGCTGATCATCGCGCTCGGCCTGCTGGTGGACGACGCCATGATCACCGTGGAGATGATGATCACCAAGCTGGAGGAGGGCTTCAGCCTGGATAAGGCGGCGACCTTCGCCTACACCTCCACGGCCTTTCCCATGCTGACCGGCACGCTGATCACCGTGGCCGGCTTCATCCCCATCGGCTTCGCCCAGGGCGGTGCGGCGGAATACTGCTTCACGCTGTTCGCCGTGGTGGCGATGGCGCTGCTGTTCTCCTGGATCGTGGCGGTCCTGTTCGCGCCCCTCATCGGGGTGAACGTGCTGCCCAAGACCATGAAATCGAAGCATGGCGGCGAACCGGGACGCCTGATGCGGATGTTCCGGGGCAGCCTGCGCCTGGCCATGCGGGCGCGCTATCTGGTGATCGTCGCCACGCTGCTGCTGTTCGGCCTGTCGGTCTTCGGCCTGCGCTTCGTCCAGCAGCAGTTCTTCCCCGCCTCCGACCGCCCGGAACTCCTGGTCAATCTGACCCTGCCGCAGACGGCCTCGATCCGGGCGACCGAGGAGGTGGTGGACCGCTTCGAGAAGGTGCTGGCGGCCGACCCCGACGTCGAGCGGTGGAGCTTCTACATCGGCCAGGGCGCCGTGCGCTTCTACCTGCCGCTCGACGTGCAGCTGGCCAACGATTACTTCGCGCAGGCCGTGGTGGTGACCAAGGGCTACAAGGTCCGCGAGGCCGTCCGCGCCCGGCTGGAGAAGGTGCTGAACGAGAACTTCTCCGATCTGAACACACGGGTCAGCCCGCTGGAGATGGGGCCGCCGGTTGGCTGGCCGATCCAGTACCGCGTCTCTGGACCCGACGTGGGCGAGGTGCGGGCCATCGCCGCCCGGATGGCCGACACCATCGGCACCAATCCCTACACGCTGCTGGTCAACTACGACTGGAACGAGCCGTCGAAGGTGGTGCGGGTCGATGTGGACCAGGACAAGGCCCGCCTGCTGGGGATCAGCTCCAAGTCGCTCAACCAGGCGCTGAACGCCACGGTGTCGGGTGCCGCCTTCACGCAGGTGCGCGACGACATCTACCTGATCGACGTGGTTGCCCAGGCGACCAACGCGGAGCGCAGCTCCATCGAGACGCTGCGCAACCTCCAGATCGCCATTCCGGACGGACGCACCGTGCCGCTGGGCGAGGTCGCGACCATGCGCTACGACCTGGAGCAGCCGGTGGTCTGGCGGCGGACGCGCCTGCCGACCATCACCGTCCAGGCCGATCTGGTCCCCCCGCTGCAGGCCGCGACGGTGGTGCAGCAACTGGCCCCGGCGGTGGACGAGCTGCGGCGCAGCCTGCCGCCCGGCTACACCATCGAAGCGGGCGGCACGGTGGAGAACAGCGCCAAGGGCATGGCCTCGATCACCGCCGTCTTCCCGATCATGGTCTTCGTCATGCTGACCATCCTCATGATCCAGCTGCAAAGCTTCCAGAAGCTGTTCCTGGTCATCAGCGTGGCGCCGCTCGGCCTGATCGGCGTCGTCGCGGCGCTGCTGCCGACCGGCACGCCGCTGGGCTTCGTCGCCATTCTGGGCGTGGTCGCGCTGATCGGCATGATCGTCCGCAACTCGGTCATCATGATTGCCCAGATCGACGAGCATCTGGAGGCCGGGGAGCATCCCTGGGACGCCGTCATCAACGCCACCATGCACCGGGTGCGGCCGATCCTGCTGACGGCGGCGGCGGCCAGCCTGGGCATGATCCCCATCGCGCCGGAGGTGTTCTGGGGTCCCATGGCCTACGCGATCATCGGCGGCCTGATCGTGGCGACCCTGCTGACGCTGCTCTTCCTGCCGGCACTCTACGTCGCCTGGTTCCGGATCCGGGAACCGGCGGCGGAGGAGCGCGCCAAGCCGAGGTACGACGGCGCCATGCACCCGCCGGGTGCGGCGCCCACCAAGGGGGTGACGAGCGGCGTGTGA
- a CDS encoding efflux RND transporter periplasmic adaptor subunit: MRQPTTNPLLIALLALALVPVLAACQPQGGHHADAAPVIRPVRTITVELVTFRMGGSATGTIEARADADLGFRIAGKLVERKADVGSLVKAGDVLARLDDQDQRNALRTAEANLASAQADQVQARNEESRKRELLANGNAPQAQYDAALLAMRTADAKVVATQAALQSARDRVGYTELRADRDGVVTTIGAEPGQVVEAGQMVVRVAQPEEREAVFNVAETGIRAAPKDPVIEVSLAGAPDIAAVGRVREISPQADPVTRTHTVRIALDNPPDALRLGATVVGRLKQPPAPVVELPGTALFEEAGRNFVWLVDPKAQTVRRQPVAIRPRDGDGPVIVTEGLTRGDVVVTAGVHSLSEGQRVRFNQKIETAAAP, from the coding sequence ATGCGGCAGCCAACCACGAACCCGCTTCTCATCGCGCTGCTGGCCCTGGCCCTGGTCCCGGTGCTGGCGGCCTGTCAGCCGCAGGGCGGCCATCACGCCGACGCGGCGCCGGTGATCCGCCCGGTGCGGACCATCACGGTGGAGCTGGTGACCTTCCGGATGGGCGGCTCCGCCACCGGAACCATCGAGGCGCGGGCCGACGCCGACCTTGGCTTCCGCATCGCCGGAAAGCTGGTCGAGCGCAAGGCCGATGTCGGCAGTCTGGTCAAGGCCGGCGACGTGCTGGCGCGGCTGGACGACCAGGACCAGCGCAACGCGCTTCGGACCGCCGAGGCGAACCTCGCCTCCGCGCAGGCCGATCAGGTGCAGGCGCGCAACGAGGAGTCCCGCAAGCGGGAACTGCTGGCCAACGGCAACGCCCCCCAGGCGCAGTACGACGCGGCGCTGCTGGCGATGCGCACCGCCGACGCCAAGGTCGTCGCCACGCAGGCGGCGCTGCAATCGGCCCGCGACCGGGTCGGCTACACGGAGCTGCGGGCGGACCGGGACGGCGTGGTGACCACCATCGGGGCCGAGCCCGGACAGGTGGTCGAAGCCGGCCAGATGGTGGTGCGCGTCGCCCAGCCGGAGGAACGCGAAGCCGTCTTCAACGTCGCCGAGACCGGCATCCGGGCGGCGCCGAAGGACCCGGTGATCGAGGTCTCGCTGGCCGGCGCACCGGACATCGCGGCGGTGGGCCGCGTCCGCGAGATCTCGCCCCAGGCCGATCCCGTCACTCGGACCCACACCGTCCGGATCGCGCTGGACAATCCGCCCGACGCCCTGCGCCTCGGCGCGACCGTCGTCGGCCGCCTGAAGCAGCCGCCCGCCCCGGTGGTCGAGTTGCCGGGAACGGCGCTGTTTGAGGAGGCGGGGCGGAACTTTGTCTGGCTCGTCGACCCGAAGGCCCAGACCGTCCGGCGCCAGCCGGTCGCGATCCGGCCCAGGGATGGTGATGGCCCGGTCATCGTCACCGAGGGACTGACCCGCGGCGACGTCGTGGTCACCGCCGGCGTGCACAGCCTGAGCGAAGGCCAGAGAGTCCGGTTCAACCAGAAAATCGAAACGGCGGCGGCACCATGA
- a CDS encoding efflux RND transporter periplasmic adaptor subunit, with protein sequence MSWLSGFGSSRSAIVAGLLLLGCEQPAPPPAEATLIRALPVQVSQFDRTAALTGEIQARHESNLGFRVGGKVVERLVDVGQTVTSGQLLARLDNQDQTNAVRSAESDVAAAQAAVEQSRTQEERQRSLLANGFTTRVQYDNAQKRYQQAQAELNSAEAQLGSARDTLSYTELRADRDGVITAKMAEPGQVVAVGQTVLRLADPGEREAVFQVPGASIRLEGREGLPTVEVRLVNDAKTVTEGTIREVSPGVDPVTRTYTVKVSLPNAPDAFLLGSSVVGRAKLPARPVVNLPSSALFQTENGEPAVWVVARPADTVSLRPVAVLQYDTGTVTVSSGLSDGDLVVVGGVQKLRPDQKVTIKQGSGA encoded by the coding sequence ATGTCCTGGTTATCCGGCTTTGGGTCATCCAGATCGGCGATCGTCGCCGGCCTCCTGCTTCTCGGCTGCGAGCAGCCGGCACCGCCACCGGCCGAGGCGACGCTGATCCGCGCGTTGCCGGTGCAGGTGAGCCAGTTCGACCGCACCGCCGCGCTGACCGGTGAGATCCAAGCCCGCCACGAGAGCAACCTCGGCTTCCGCGTCGGCGGCAAGGTGGTCGAGCGGCTGGTGGATGTGGGGCAGACGGTCACGTCCGGCCAACTGCTGGCACGGCTGGACAACCAGGACCAGACCAACGCCGTGAGGTCAGCCGAATCCGACGTGGCGGCGGCGCAGGCCGCGGTCGAGCAGAGCCGGACGCAGGAGGAGCGCCAGCGCTCCCTGCTCGCCAACGGCTTCACCACCCGGGTCCAGTACGACAACGCCCAGAAGCGCTACCAGCAGGCGCAGGCCGAACTGAACTCCGCCGAGGCACAGTTGGGTTCGGCCCGCGACACGCTGTCCTACACCGAACTGCGGGCCGACCGCGACGGGGTCATCACGGCGAAGATGGCGGAGCCCGGCCAGGTGGTCGCCGTCGGCCAAACGGTGTTGCGGCTGGCCGATCCGGGAGAACGGGAAGCGGTCTTCCAGGTGCCGGGCGCCAGCATCCGGCTGGAAGGACGGGAGGGCCTGCCGACGGTCGAGGTGCGGCTCGTCAACGATGCGAAGACGGTCACCGAGGGAACGATCCGCGAGGTGTCTCCGGGGGTCGACCCGGTGACCCGGACCTACACCGTGAAGGTTTCCCTGCCCAACGCCCCCGACGCCTTCCTGCTCGGCTCCTCCGTCGTCGGGCGGGCCAAGCTGCCGGCGCGGCCGGTGGTCAATCTGCCGTCCTCGGCCCTGTTCCAGACGGAGAATGGGGAACCGGCGGTCTGGGTCGTGGCGCGGCCGGCCGACACGGTGAGCCTGCGCCCCGTCGCCGTCCTGCAATACGACACGGGCACGGTCACCGTCTCCAGCGGCCTCAGCGATGGCGATCTGGTGGTGGTCGGCGGCGTCCAGAAGCTGCGGCCGGACCAGAAGGTCACCATCAAGCAGGGGAGCGGCGCATGA
- a CDS encoding acetate/propionate family kinase — protein MTETTMTETGMTETILVINAGSSSIKFQLFDAADGTLPVSLRGQIEGIGTTPRLVLQESSQDGSVPLPAESGGGVPGALAFLGAWLRERLGGAMPVAVGHRVVHGGPAYDTHVAVDDAVIGTLERYIPLAPLHQPNNLAPIRAIRKLLPDVLQVACFDTAFHRHHSEPADRYAIPDALYREGLRRYGFHGLSYEYIAGRLPDLAPQIAGGRVVVAHLGSGASMCAIRDGRSVDSTMGFTALDGLPMGTRPGQLDPGVVLYLMDKGMDARAIERLLYHDCGLKGLSGISNDVRDLLASTDPRARLALDCFVYRASLAIGALAAAMGGIDGLVFTAGIGERAPAIRKAIAERARWLGFDLDEAANAANALCITTPDSRVKGWVIPTDEERMIALHTRDILRRHRSA, from the coding sequence ATGACCGAAACGACCATGACCGAGACGGGCATGACCGAAACGATCCTGGTCATCAACGCCGGTTCCTCCAGCATCAAGTTCCAGCTGTTCGATGCGGCGGACGGGACGCTGCCGGTGAGCCTGCGCGGCCAGATCGAGGGGATCGGCACGACGCCCCGGCTGGTCCTCCAGGAAAGCAGCCAGGACGGAAGTGTTCCCTTGCCGGCGGAGTCCGGTGGCGGGGTTCCCGGCGCGCTGGCCTTTCTCGGCGCGTGGCTGCGGGAGCGGCTGGGCGGCGCCATGCCGGTGGCGGTCGGGCATCGGGTGGTTCACGGTGGACCGGCCTACGACACCCATGTGGCGGTGGACGACGCAGTGATCGGGACGCTGGAACGCTACATCCCGCTCGCCCCGCTCCACCAGCCGAACAATCTGGCGCCGATCCGGGCGATCCGGAAGCTCTTGCCGGACGTGCTTCAGGTGGCCTGCTTCGACACGGCCTTTCACCGGCACCATTCCGAACCGGCCGACCGCTACGCCATTCCGGACGCCCTCTACCGGGAAGGTCTGCGGCGCTACGGCTTCCATGGCCTGAGCTACGAATACATCGCCGGGCGCCTGCCGGACCTCGCCCCCCAGATCGCCGGCGGGCGCGTCGTCGTCGCGCATCTTGGCAGCGGGGCCAGCATGTGCGCCATCCGGGACGGGCGCAGCGTGGACAGCACCATGGGCTTCACCGCGCTGGACGGGCTGCCGATGGGCACGCGGCCGGGGCAACTCGACCCCGGCGTGGTCCTGTACCTGATGGACAAGGGCATGGACGCCCGCGCCATCGAACGGCTGCTGTACCACGACTGCGGCCTGAAGGGGCTGTCCGGCATCAGCAACGACGTCCGCGACCTGCTGGCCAGCACCGACCCGCGTGCCAGACTCGCGCTGGACTGCTTCGTCTACCGGGCGAGCCTCGCCATCGGGGCGCTGGCCGCCGCCATGGGGGGCATCGACGGGCTGGTGTTCACGGCCGGCATCGGCGAACGGGCGCCAGCCATCCGCAAGGCCATCGCGGAGCGGGCACGCTGGCTCGGCTTCGACCTCGACGAGGCGGCCAACGCCGCGAACGCGCTGTGCATCACGACGCCGGACAGCCGGGTCAAGGGCTGGGTCATCCCGACCGACGAGGAACGGATGATCGCGCTCCACACCCGCGACATCCTCCGCCGCCACCGCTCCGCGTAA